The following coding sequences lie in one Cryptococcus neoformans var. neoformans B-3501A chromosome 2, whole genome shotgun sequence genomic window:
- a CDS encoding hypothetical protein (Match to ESTs gb|CF190146.1|CF190146, gb|CF186237.1|CF186237, gb|CF185684.1|CF185684; HMMPfam hit to Tubulin, Tubulin/FtsZ family, GTPase domain, score: 357.6, E(): 1.7e-104; HMMPfam hit to Tubulin_C, Tubulin/FtsZ family, C-terminal domain, score: 266.8, E(): 3.6e-77) — protein sequence MREVISVHVGQAGVQIGNACWELYTLEHGLSPDGRLMEGSPSANDDGFSTFFSETGSGKHVPRSLYVDLEPNVIDEVRTGTYRSLFHPETMITGKEDAANNYARGHYTIGKDLVDSVLEQIRRLADNCSGLQGFFVFHSFGGGTGSGFGALLMERLSIDYGKKSKLEFSVYPAPKMSTSVVEPYNSVLTTHTTLEHSDCSFMVDNEAIYDICRRNLGITSPSFTNLNRLIAQVVSSVTASLRFDGDLNVDLNEFQTNLVPYPRIHFPLATYAPVISAEKAFHESNSVYEMTMSCFESNNQMVKCDPRQGKYMACCMLYRGDVVPKDVNAAVANIRTKRTIQFVDWCPTGFKIGICNEPPALVPGGDLAKVSRSLCMLSNTTSIATAWARLDNKFDLLYSKRAFVHWYVGEGMEEGEFSEAREDLAALEKDYEEVGIDSIDAEEEEGEY from the exons ATGCGTGAGGTTATCAGT GTCCACGTTGGTCAGGCCG GTGTCCAGATCGGTAACGCCTGTTGGGAGCTCTACACTCTCGAGCACGGCCTCAGC CCCGATGGTCGTCTCATGGAGGGGTCCCCTTCTGCCAACGACGACGGCTtttccaccttcttctccgagACTGGTTCCGGAAAGCACGTCCCCAGGTCGCTCTAT GTCGATCTCGAGCCCAATGTCATTGACGAGGTCCGAACTGGTACCTACCGAAGTCTCTTCCACCCCGAGACTATGATCACCGGCAAGGAGGACGCTGCTAACAACT ACGCCCGTGGTCACTACACCATTGGCAAGGACCTTGTCGACAGTGTCCTTGAGCAGATCCGTCGTCTTGCCGACAACTGTTCCGGTCTCCAAGgcttctttgtcttccactcctttggtggtggtacCGGTTCCGGTTTCGGTGCTCTTTTGATGGAGAGGTTGTCTATTGACTATGGCAAGAAGTCCAAGCTCGAGTTCTCCGTCTACCCCGCCCCCAAGATGTCTACCTCCGTCGTTGAGCCCTACAACTCGGTCCTCACTACGCACACTACTCTTGAGCACTCTGACTGCTCTTTTATGGTTGACAACGAGGC CATCTACGACATCTGTCGACGAAACTTGGGCATcacctctccctctttcaCCAATCTTAACCGATTGATTGCTCAGGTCGTTTCCTCCGTCACGGCTTCTCTCCGATTCGACGGTGACCTCAATGTCGATCTCAACGAGTTCCAAACCAACTTGGTCCC TTACCCTCGTATCCACTTCCCTCTTGCCACCTACGCTCCTGTCATCTCTGCTGAGAAGGCCTTCCACGAGTCCAACTCTGTCTACGAGATGACCATGTCTTGTTTCGAGTCCAACAACCAGATGGTTAAGTGCGATCCCCGACAGGGCAAGTATATGGCGTGCTGTATGCTTTACCGAGGCGATGTTGTCCCCAAGGACGTCAACGCTGCCGTCGCCAACATCCGAACCAAGAGGACTATCCAGTTTGTTGATTGGTGTCCTACCGGTTTCAAGATTGGTATCTGCAATGAGCCTCCTGCTCTCGTCCCCGGCGGCGACCTTGCCAAGGTCTCTCGATCACTCTGTATGCTTTCCAACACCACTTCCATCGCCACCGCTTGGGCCCGTCTCGACAACAAGTTTGACTTGCTCTACTCCAAGCGAGCGTTCGTCCACTGG TATGTCGGCGAGGGtatggaagaaggcgagtTCTCCGAGGCCCGAGAAGATTTGGCCGCCTTGGAGAAGGACTATGAGGAGGTTGGAATTGACTCCATCGAcgctgaggaggaggagggcgagtACTAG